A genome region from Leishmania mexicana MHOM/GT/2001/U1103 complete genome, chromosome 28 includes the following:
- a CDS encoding putative ribosomal protein S29: MGHLDQWRSRQKIGMGKGARCCVICSNQKALIRKYELNVCRQCFRENAEHIGFTKLR; this comes from the coding sequence ATGGGCCATCTCGACCAGTGGCGTTCTCGTCAGAAGATCGGCATGGGCAAGggtgcccgctgctgcgtcatCTGCTCCAACCAGAAGGCGCTGATCCGAAAGTACGAGCTGAACGTGTGCCGTCAGTGCTTCCGTGAAAACGCCGAGCACATCGGCTTCACCAAGCTGCGCTAA